A window of Macrotis lagotis isolate mMagLag1 chromosome 1, bilby.v1.9.chrom.fasta, whole genome shotgun sequence genomic DNA:
ACAGTTATGGTGAAAGGCTGAAGAAATCCCCAGAGAGATGTTTGGTATCCTCCCCtctcttcaatttcatttttcccttgcTAAGCAACTCTTTGCCCCCACGCATTAAGAGGGAAAGTGATTATAATGCAAATGACctaaattcttccttccttcctaattccTTAACCCCTTTGATCATTAACCCCTTAGATCCTTGTGTAGCTGCATTTCTGTCATCTCCTTGACTCTTAAGATTTAAAAATAGCCTTATCTTTCCCTAGAAGTCATTGAAAATTGTTTATGTTTACTTACCTCCATTTTCTCTTGATGAAATTAGTGGGGATCATTCATAATGTAAGATTTATAGACGTGGTTCTACTATTTTCTAGATTGTAGGCACTGAATGTATGGTTGCCTGGAGTGGGCCTTACTCCCAATCTTTCTCTTCCTACTTATCATCCCTTTTCATctattccaaatatatatttttttatcagGACCCGTTTCCTTGTTTGATTCCTATCTCCATACATGTCTATCTACATAACCAAATATGAGTCACTTTAATAATCAACTTCAGTTAAGTGCTGCGGGAAGAATCCAGGTAGATTATCTTGAAGAAACTTCATGGAGAGATGATTACAGCTTGTGATAAGTGAGTAGGCTTCATTTATACATTAGTTATggaaaactgaggaaagcagTTTATATCTTACAGATAAACAACTaggaaagatgaggaaagaagctAGTGATAGAATCTGAGGAATGTTGGCTTATAGGTATAAATCAAGCTAATTTGCATCTTACTGGGAAATAGGGAGTCTCTCTCTCTACGGAGGGGAAGGGGTCTAGCTCAGGAAGACAAGGGACCATAGAATTAGCAGGTCAGGCGAATGATGAAGGAAGTGGCGCCAGTAGTCAGGTTCACATATTGGTGTTATCCCTTTCAAAGTCCATCTattgtggggaaggggaggtttGATAAGGAACCTGAACCCACACGAGGAGAGAATTGGGTTCTTCAGATAGGCCTTTGACTTTGGCAATATCCAGCCAATTAGGGACAAGGGAGTGACTTGTGTTTCCAGACAGGAGATAAAAGGCCCTAAATTCATGTGACATGCGTGCCCATTTCTATTATGGACACCTGTCCTTTAAGAATGTTTtaatagagcagctaggtggcacagcggatagagcacggatcctggagtcaggagtacctgagttcaaatctggcctcagacacttaataattacctagctgtgtggccttgggcaagccacttaactccatttgccttggaaaaaacctaaaaaaaagttttaataaaagGATCTGGTTTGGTCCACTTATGATGGTTCTGAGTTCTTGGTAAGGTGCTTGTTTCTTATACACTGAGTTTAAACATCCTTTTTACTCACCACACAAGTTCCTTCTGTTTTGATTGGCTTTGTATTTCTGAGTCTCTCCACTAACTCAATTTCTCTGCCTCTGAGGCTGAATGAATTCTGAAAGAACTTACAAGAAACAGAATAGAGATGATCACCTCGGGAGCTCAAGAGGGGCTGGATACAATGAGGGGAATTGGGTTCATCGATATTTTGATGCCATTTTAAAAGCCTTTACcttgggtggggggtgggaagtgtttcttttctactcttttcatggtaaattaaattgctttttgaggcattatttataATGGGGGATGAGGGTGGAAGTTATGCTGATATATACATCTTTCACTCTGGCTATTTTTGAGGCTGCTGTCTCCATCCTCTTTATAGAATCTTTTGGATTTTGGAGGACCTTGACTAATTTGGGTGACCTTTATTCCCAATAAAGCAGAATGCAATCTTGGTTGGTCCAAAAACTTTCAGCCTCAAAACTTAAGGCAAAGCCTTGGCTTTCTCCCATCCAACTATAAGATCATTTTCCCTACCAATAATCCTCAAGATACCAGATCACTTTCCTCTACTAATAACCCTCCAGATATAGTAAGGGCAGATATTCTTATCCTGGGGATCAAAATGAGACCAAATAATTTAACACACATACTCTTCAAGGTCATGGCTACAAAGCAAAAATTCTGAACCTTAGAGCAGGAAGGGGTAACTAGTGTCCTTTAACACCATTCCCCATCAAGAGGCAACTCCCAGTCAATTACGATCCAATCCAATCTAACTCAATTCTCAGTGCCAGCAGACtcaataggatcatagattaagagctgaaaaggaccttaaagtTCCAAATACCCCCTATTTTTAgttttaagtaatattttatttcccaccaattatatgtaaaataatgtttaaaacataaaactttttaacacttgatttaaaaaagtttttttttgagtttttgcaaggtagtggggttaagtgacttgcccaaggtcacacagctaggcaattaattatgtgtctgagaccagatttgaactcaagttcccctgactccagggccggtgctctatccactgcaccacctaactgcacccttaaaaaaagttttgactatctcattttaaagatggagaagcagaggcccagaaaggttaagtgattggttcagagttacacagctagtggtTGAGCTGGGATTTGGACTTAGATCTTATTTACTGCAAATCCTATCGACTCTACCATGTTGCCTTTCTTATACAATATAAGTTATACTACTTGACAGTGGGCTGAATCACCACAGTGATGCCTACCGTACTGCACCTCAGGATCCTGAAAAGGGAGATTCTGAGGGGTTGATGTTGGCTTTAAAAGTGTGGAGGAAAGAATAGGCCAGAGCTTCCAAGGCCATTCAAGAACCAGTTAGGCTACTTTCCTAGTAAGATAGAATCCAGATCTCATTAGAGTGATCTGGAGTTCTTTGAGTTGttacattttccttttgaatcaggaagcaatttaaaaaatttgttattttctctacTTTTCATCCTTAATTTCCAAAACAGCAATGGAATCAAGGAATTTTTAAGTCCTTTCCTTTTTATGATTCTATTCCAGACTGTAAATCTGATCCAGATAAGCCCAAGAGTAATCAATTTGCATTTCATAAGAACTTCCAAAAGAGATAGTTCCCATGTTAAACCTCTCCTGGAGTAGAGGAATCATTCTAGAATCATCTTTGATTTCTTGGCTCTAAGAAGTTATAAAAGTTTAACTATTTTGCTAATTAATATTTTGGTATGTTTActaaaactactttaaaaaatttaaaacttgtATTTCACTGACCATCCTTCAAATTTCATACTTTTGCAAATGAACTGTACTTGACTAGTAgcttaatataacaaaaaaggacATAAAGGAAGATGAGGCTATTCCCCCCACTCAAAGCAACAATTTAATGACAAAACTTGACACCTTGACTCTCCAATTTTTAACAGATGATAAAACTTTATGAAGCATTCCTTCAATTATACGCATGGTTAATTTCCAGTATGAACATTCTAATGAAGAATGGACTCCAAAGATTTTAGCAGGGTCACTATGCTTCATAAGGGATGAGCTCATTCTGAGGGCATTTCCACATTCATGATTTTTACGAACATCCTCACCAGTATGAATTATCCAATGTTCTACAAGGTTTTCTAGATTAAATGCTTTTTCAAATACATTATAATCAAAAGATTTCTAGCCAATATGAATTTTTCGTATGTTAACAAAGCTTTTATATCAGCTGAAAGATGTAcaacattcattacattcaaagaaTCTCTCCAGTATGAACTGATTTCTGGTGCTTCAGGTTTCTACTCTAGGTGAAAGCATTCCTACACTTAATTCACTGAAAGGGTTTCTCTTCAGTATAAATTCTTTGATGACTAATACAGGTTACACTATTGCTAAGAATCTTATGAAATTTATTACATTCAAAGAGTTTTTCTCCAATATGTATATCCTTGAGAGGTTACTAGTTGGTATATTGGATAGAGCATAAAACTTAAGAGTCAAGTAGCCCTAGCCTGATGctatctgggcaagtcacttaatatttctgagTATCAGGAAACTAAGACAATATTATAGATGGATTGTGATTTACACTGGTAGATGGAGTTCCCACACTGTTGAAATCACAAATCCTGGTTATAATGATGAATGAATCCACTTATATCCTTCAGTTTTCTTCTAGAATTgaaaattttctcacattttaaaatcatgaaaacataTCTCTCCAGCACGAATTTCTGATGTGCAATTAAGTTTTTTCCCCCTGTTGAAGGCtttcccaatttcctcattttgaaaTGGAACACAgtagaaattcttgatttttttaaaagcaatgaaCTGTTTCTGAAAGTTCtcacacatttatttatattcaaagAGGTTCtggttattattaattttatcataTGCAACAAAGTTTGGACTAAAAACATTTCCTCTTTCATTCCATTCAAAGAGCTTCATCCCAGCATGAGTTTTTTTATGTTCTTTAAGGTTTCCACTCCATTTGAAAGCTTTCTCACATTCATCACACTGAAATGGTTTCTCTTCAGTATGAATTTTTTTATGTCCTTTGAGGTTTTCACTACGGGTAAAAGCTTTCCCACACTCCTCACACtgaaaaggtttctctccagtatgaattctcttatGTTTATTAAGATCTCCTCTCTGGCTGAAAGATTTCTGACATTCATTACAATGAAAGGGTTTCTCTCGAATATGAGAGAATATTTGATGTCGAGCCAAGCTCTGGTTATTGGTGAAGGCTTTCTCACATTCATTACATCCAAAAGGAGTTTCGCCTGTATGAATTCTTTTATGGGTGTTCAGACTTCCCTTTCGGCCAAAGGCTTTCCCACAATCACTGCATATGTAGGGTTTTTCACcggtatgaattctctgatgctgCACAAGGAATGAGCAGTACCGGAAACCTTTtccacattcactacattcatAGTGTTTCTCTCCCGTATGAGCAATCTTATGTGCATTAAGGCCTCCCTTCTGGCTAAAAGCTTTATCACACTGATTACATTTatagggtttttctccagtatgaattctctgatgccgCATAAGGGATGAACGGTGTCTGAAGGCTCTCCCACATGCATTACATTGAAAgcgtttctctccagtgtgagtTATTTTATGTGTATTAAGGATTCCCTTCTGGttgaaggcttttccacattcattacatataAAGGGTTTCtcaccagtatgaattctctgatgttgcaTAAGAGAAGAACTGTACCTGAAACCTTTTCCACATTCATAACATTTAAATGGTTTCTCgccagtattattattattattaattactctTCGTTTAGGAATGTAAGGGGTGTTGCTGAAGGCTTTACCAAATGTATTCAATACATATGGTTTCTCTTGAGAATGAATTCGTTGATGTCGAGTTAGATGTCTATTACTGCTGAagagttttccacattcattacattcaaaaggcTTCTCCCCTGTATGAATTCTCTTATGTGTTTTAAGGTTTCCCTTCTGActgaaggcttttccacattcattacatatatagggtttctctccagtgtgaattctttgATGTACAATAAGGCGTGAATTGTTACTGAAGGCTTTTTCACATGCATTACATGGGAAGAGTTTGTCTTCAGTATGAAATATCTTATGTGTATCTAGGCTTTCTTTCTGGCtaaaggcttttccacattcatcacaTATAAAAAGTTTCCCTCCAGCATGACTTCTCTGATGTATGGTGAGGcttaaaatgctattaaaagttcggccacattcattacatttaagAGGTCTTCCTCTAGTATGTGTTCTATAGTAATGGATAAGATTTGA
This region includes:
- the LOC141495908 gene encoding uncharacterized protein LOC141495908, producing MEMTSGLLPTQVALTFQDVTVDFSQEEWDRLEPAQKDMYRDVMLENYENFVFLGLPVSKPEVISHLERRETPWMTESEVLLSTYLDSLIQKTGYEIEESVPKQYISMGESSNESLKMEDPWNSNLGETWDHVRLERQKGNQEKQPRQVPDPHDYNIFGRKLILGSFLIPQLSFPRGENLHKYDTLGESFKQFSDLIKYNRIELGKKLCKYNKYRKPFNYQSNLIHYYRTHTRGRPLKCNECGRTFNSILSLTIHQRSHAGGKLFICDECGKAFSQKESLDTHKIFHTEDKLFPCNACEKAFSNNSRLIVHQRIHTGEKPYICNECGKAFSQKGNLKTHKRIHTGEKPFECNECGKLFSSNRHLTRHQRIHSQEKPYVLNTFGKAFSNTPYIPKRRVINNNNNTGEKPFKCYECGKGFRYSSSLMQHQRIHTGEKPFICNECGKAFNQKGILNTHKITHTGEKRFQCNACGRAFRHRSSLMRHQRIHTGEKPYKCNQCDKAFSQKGGLNAHKIAHTGEKHYECSECGKGFRYCSFLVQHQRIHTGEKPYICSDCGKAFGRKGSLNTHKRIHTGETPFGCNECEKAFTNNQSLARHQIFSHIREKPFHCNECQKSFSQRGDLNKHKRIHTGEKPFQCEECGKAFTRSENLKGHKKIHTEEKPFQCDECEKAFKWSGNLKEHKKTHAGMKLFEWNERGNVFSPNFVAYDKINNNQNLFEYK